In Cutaneotrichosporon cavernicola HIS019 DNA, chromosome: 1, one DNA window encodes the following:
- a CDS encoding uncharacterized protein (EF-hand domain pair), with protein MAAPSPYGSVSDEARRRYEERYTRKAAEDQAKREAEARAAQQQQQQPQQQAGYGGAAPPPGSSQQAYGQPPQQQQQQQQQYARPPPRGDSYQQAPPQASYAQPPPRTSSAQGHGRPGPASPAQAYAQQYQQHTHPAPPQHQQQQYAQQQGHGQQPPQQQYQQGPPRQHGVQLTDGPPPQQQRPQQQQQQQYQDPRQQEIRQQHRQSSGSQDRQSFQAPPPQAGVDELHSLFTHFDSGRQGQLSYLDLQRLLAKDGTVEAREDCVKMLMNIFDTDRSGSINFMEFEGLYRYIQDWHGIFKRFDQDNSGLIDRLELQAALQGFGFSLPAGMVAKLEKRFSPPMKPGETQSAGITFDRFLMACVTVKHYTEEFRRLDPNNVGQATMDYTSFMGIVMDAPS; from the exons ATGGCCGCCCCCAGTCCTTATGGTAGCGTCAGCGACGAGGCCCGTCGTCGCTACGAAGAGCGCTACACCAGgaaggccgccgaggatCAGGCCAAGCGGGAAGCCGAAGCTCGCGCAgcccagcagcagcagcagcagcctcaGCAGCAAGCTGGCTACGgtggcgccgcgccgcctcccgGCTCTTCCCAGCAGGCATACGGTCAACCTccccagcagcagcagcagcagcaacaacagtacgctcggcctcctcctcgcggcgaCTCGTACCAGCAGGCTCCTCCCCAGGCGTCGTACGCGCAACCTCCACCGAGaacgtcctcggcgcaaGGCCACGGCCGGCCTGGCCCAGCCTCACCGGCTCAGGCCTACGCCCAGCAGTACCAGCAGCACACGCATCCGGCCCCGCCACAacaccagcagcagcagtatGCTCAACAGCAGGGTCACGGCCAGCAGCCTCCACAGCAGCAGTACCAACAGGGTCCTCCACGCCAGCATGGTGTCCAGCTGACAGacggccctcctcctcagcaaCAGCGcccgcagcagcagcagcagcagcagtacCAGGACCCCAGGCAGCAGGAGATCCGGCAACAGCACCGCCAGTCGAGCGGGTCTCAGGACCGTCAGAGCTTCCAGGCCCCGCCGCCTCAGGCtggtgtcgacgagctgcacAGCCT CTTTACGCACTTCGACTCGGGCCGCCAGGGCCAGCTCAGCTACCTTGACCTACagcgtctcctcgccaaggacggGACGGTCGAGGCGCGTGAGGACTGCGTCAAGATG CTCATGAATATCTTCGACACGGACCGCAGCGGCTCGATCAACTTCATGGAGTTCGAGGGCCTGTATCGCTACATCCAG GACTGGCACGGCATCTTCAAGCGCTTCGACCAGGACAACTCGGGCCTGAtcgaccgcctcgagctgcaggCCGCGCTGCAGGGCTTTGGCTTCTCACTGCCGGCTGGCATGgttgccaagctcgagaagcgctTCTCGCCTCCGATGAAGCCGGGAGAGACACAGTCGGCTGGCATCACCTTCGACCGCTTCCTGATGGCCTGCGTCACGGTCAAGCACTACACTGAGGAATTCCGGCGTCTCGACCCCAACAACGTTGGCCAGGCGACCATGGACTACACCTCGTTC ATGGGTATTGTCATGGATGCGCCCTCTTAA